TGTGCGTACTCTATTCACTActcttgtttgtgtgtgcgtctcCGTTGCCTGATTTGTAAGCGGCGGCGGGTGCTGGTGACGGATAGAAGCACCAATAAGTCGAGGAAGTGTAAGGGTCCCTAAAGAAGATTGGTGTAAATTGACGGATCAGTTGTTAGCGATTAAGGAGCTTGGAGCACGTTGCAGGTGGGGCAGTCAACGTACTCACTGTAGGCTCGTCGGTGGCAGTTTTCTCCACACAAAGCGTGCATCACTTTGTgcatcttttttcctttccgagTGGTTGTGTACCCGTGCCTTTATTACCCTTGTCCGTGCTGCCGTTCGGAGTTGTAGAAGAACCGACTGTGTGATTGCGCTCGTAGGAATTATAGGTTGCTGAGTAAGACGAGGGGCGCGAACAAGTTGGGTGAGTCAAGGTGTGATATATAAagagtgtgtgtgcgtaCAATCCTTTTCCCGTCATCCACAGTTATCATGACATTGTCTGTCGACACCGCGATTGGGGACACCGCCATATGCATGGAGAGGTCATGTGATGCTCCTACACCTACTTACGCAGTCAAAACGCGGGCCATGGTGTTGAGCGGCGGTAGTGGCTGTACGCTCTCCAGGTGTCGTCGACTTGGGCGCTCCGCCCGCCAGAGATCGCCTTCGAATAAACGGTTCTCGGGAAGGATGTCAGCGGCATCCGTGACGCCCTCAGGGGGCCCAGTTATGGACAGGAGCGGCACTGGGTATGTTGATGTTTGTCGTGGTGGTGAATGTGCTCCGATGCTTTGCAGGTCAGGGGGATGCGATCACggtgtttccatttttgcgGCGGCCGCGACGCCGGCTGCCGCGGTACCGTTACTCGACGGTACTGTTGCAGCGGAATGCACGAATGGTGCCGGTGGGATGCCAGCTGATGGTAGTCGTTGTGTGACTCAGTTGTACGACGCGGGCGCAAGCTTGAGGAATGAATCTGGTCGACGGTATCGAAACAACTATTCTTGCCATTACAGCAACAGTGGTGGTAgtggttattgttgttgcagtgCGTCTTATCGTGGCCAGAAGGGTCACAAGGGCGGTCAAAGCCAGGTGTTTCACAATTCACCGCTTTTCATGGGGAACGGTGGCAATCTGCCTCCCAATCGTGGTGTAATTTCGAACTATCACTATCACCATCACCCGCCCTGTGGAGCCTCgcaccatcaccaccaaaggTGTGCTGTGCGTTCCCATCGTCGTCGTGGATTCGGtgccgctgctgtggagGCGATTCGCAGTAGGTTTCAGGCAGGGGCTACCATGTCGCATCACGCACCACCACTTTCCGCTGTGAAATGCAATAGACAAACTAAGCAAACTGCTAGTAACGGGGATCAAGAGCCACGGCAGGCATTTCAGGTCCCCCTCCCAAGGTCGAAGGCGGCTGCCGGAGTAACCCAACCCTCCGCGACGTCATGTGATGCTGGTGTTGTGAGGCCATCGAAGGGCGATTTCAGAATTGAGATGGATACTCCTTTTTCAGCCACAGACTCAATGAATGACCCTGTAAACGGTTCTTCACGGCTCTCTGGCATTGCACCACTTTTCGACCTTGCGATACAGCAGCTCATCCTTGAGTGCGATCGACGGGTTGCCAACGCTTCTGGGACGGCGTGCGCCAGTGCGCACAGTCCCTCTAACTCGTGCAATTCTCAAAAGCAGTCTTCAGCGCATTTCTCCGTTAACACTCATTCCTTTGATATGCCAACGGCATCCCACACGAAGACCACCTTCGCGCAAACACCGAAGGAGTCGTCGTTTGCCACGTTTGCCGTTGAGCAGGCACCTCTGGAGGGAGGCCAATTGGAGTCTCCGCACCGGGATGCGGAAGCTGAGGTGATGGCTAGGGACGGTGCATGCACGACTAAGCTCCACCGTGTTGAGCCACGGTTGGAGGAGCGGGTGACCGCCCGTCGGGAAAACCACGTGGGTAACGTTGTTGGTAGGCTGTTTAGGGATCAATCGGAGGATGCCGTGGACCTCGGGAGCGACTGTTCCAAGTTGCAGTTGCTCATCGTGTCAGTTGGGCTGACTGTGTCATTTGGAGAGTCGGCTCCGTTGGTATTAATCGGCACGCTCATCTATTTGTTCCGTATTGTCAAGCGGTGTGATTCTGAGTATTCGAGCGTAACCGCAGCGAATTGGTACCGACTCACAGCTGTCGCCCTGCTGGTTGCTACAAAAATGTACGTTGATGGTTCAGGTAGCTGGAATGAGTGTTTTTCGAATGCCACTGATATACCTTTAAAAGAATTGAACAAGCTGGAGATcgacttccttttcttgcttGACTTTGACGCGCTGATCACGGAGGAAGAGGTCGAAGCTCGTGCTGATTGGATGGACTCTGTTGCCAGCCGACACGATATGATGACACCCCTGCGGACATTTGTATTGGGGAGCAGCTGTGCCCCTTCATGCGTGGCGACTCCCTTGTCTCCTGCTGCTGACGAGGCGTTTCGGTCGGTTCCACTTGGTTCTTCCAGCAACATGCCGTCAACCCCATTGTCCCTTACACCATCCAATATGACACCGGTGAATTGTTTCTCAACTCCATTTACCCAGTCAAGACCAATCCGCAACCAGTGTGTCGGTTCTTTGGTTTCTGGTGTTGATGCGAGTgacaagcagcagcagcaaacgcGGCCTTCAAGCATGCGTCGTTTGTCCTCATCACTGTGCCCCTGCGATCGCATGAGCCCCTTGCCACTGTCTGTGTCGAGTCTGTCTCTAACGGAGAGACTCTTTTCGGTTGTTCATGCACCTGCCGAACCAGAAACACCCCCAAGTCTCCGTCGTTTTGCTCGCCAAGATGATGAACCTGTATCTCCGTTGACACCACCCGACCAGGAGAGGATGTCCccagtatttttcttctgtaaCGCGACTCGGGGGAGACGTTGTAATGCGATGACGGCAGttggggagaaaacaaataagacATCGCCGGCAGGCAGTGCAGTGCAGTACCGCGTCTCTGCAGGTGTTGCCGGTGACGCCTGGAACGGTGATGAAATGgatgaggaggggggaaCGCCTCCGCACCCGCGGCGTTGTATTCTCTCACCACCCACACAGGAAGCAGCGCCACTGCCTCCGCTGGGTATGACAGACTTCCACCACCGTCTTCCCAGGAAATAAATGTATATTGACAGCCTCTTAAATAAATCGTGTATGATGTTTGTTGAATGTTTCTGCTGGTTCAAGcgttaacaacaaaaatagagGTAAGAAGGAAGATCATAGGGTATGGGAGGTGCGTcgacttttttgtttgtttgtttgtgatAGGAACTTctgagagggggggggatgaCGTATGCGTTCTacgatactttttttttttgtgtctgtgtctgtgtgtgtgtgtgtgtgtgtgggaaattTGTTAACATTGGCTCGAGCGGGGAAGGGCAATTATAGCGGAGGAAAGAAGTTTTAAATGACGCACGACTCCGTTTGCGTTGGTGCTGGTCGGCTCGTAGAGATGTGACTGTGTCACCTTCCTGTAAGACTCAAAGTGGGTTAAATCCcttagaaataaaaaagaaatataatgAGTGTTGTGAAGGAGTACCCGCATGGAAATGTTTATTAGTGAGACACCATAttgtggaaaggaaataaagttgTTCAGGTGGTTGAAGGGTTGGGTTCGATATCGTTCCATATAAATAGATCTTTTGAGTAACAAGCAAAGGAGAGTGAGAGacagggaaagaggaagagttTGGCATTATATGAATGTGTAGCGAATTCCGTGGTTATCTTGTGAGTAGGAGAGATAAAACGAGAGATAAATGATGTGCTTGCGCTTGTGGTTGCGGTTGCTTGTTTGTATGtttctgcgtgtgtgtgtgtgtatttatatatatacatatatatatatatatgtatgtatgtgtgtgtgtgtgtgcttataTTTGTTGAAGTCACGAAAGGggaccttctttttgtttttgtaacgTATTGTTGCCGTCGGGTGTATGCACCTTGTGGAGGCGTTGAACGTGGCTCCATGCGGCACACTtcgttgtgtttcttttgcttttatttagttctctttttttatatttggtTTAGCCACATGGCCCAATAACTACACCCCTACACCACCCATTTGGCCTTAACCACCCTTTGGGATGCCCATGGAGGCATTCTACACGGTTGCTTGAAGCCTTCAGcgcgttattattattattatcagcAGTCTTTgtcactgttattattttgtttttttcttcttgttacCTTTATTTTCATATCTTTTCATTTGTACGTACCGGGTGAAGTCAATAAAAAACGAGAGAGGAGGGAACTGTGTTTAAGAGAGGTGAATTTGGTGTATGAAGCATACGGGAAGCGTAACAGATTTAGGGAAACCTGGTatttgcaaaagaaaaaaaaaagaaagaaaaaagaaaaaaagacacacacacacatgcacacacatgcacgcacacacacgtatagcGAACCTATAAGGGAAGAGGAGTGATGttgagaaggaaggagaaataaaacgatggaggagggaaaaaggcaacaaaggagggaaataaagcCCTTTCGTTCAACAGTGaaagtgatttttttttttccttttttcccacctttttttgaaaaaaaaactttgttttctgtcctcttcctttcttccccaCATAGGAATTGGTTTAGTGAAGAGTGAGCGGGAGTGTGGAATGTAAGATGAAGTGGgtgtaatatttttttttgttttgtgaggTGTTagggagaagggggaaacacTTTGTGTGGTGAGATTATTGTGTTGTTAGTGAGTGGATACCGACGAAAAGgcaagggaaggaaaaaggagaggggggaaaaaacaacaacaacaacaaagaaaagcaaaagggtgttccgaaacaacaacaacaacaattgcATAAATGGAAGGCTTGTGTATATGTTTACCGTGAAGCAACGCGTTGGGTTTACCCGCCTTCCCGTATATTTATTCGTCACCAttaaagaaagggagaagaaatatgaaaaaaagaaatccaaAGGGGATGAGGGATGACGTAACTGTTCTATGAATGCCCAACGTGAACACGTGCTCATGCACACACTTATATGTAGCAACAATTACAAacgaatacaaaaaaaaataagtataagtaaataaacaaccacacacatatatatatatatatacgttttCCTGTAAGTTTAAAATACTTGTTTTAGGATTCATGGTAAGGAGAGAAAAGTTATATAATGATAACatgaatatacatatatgaatatgtacgcttgtggaggaggtgtgtgtgtgtgtgtgtgtgtggggaacCCTGGCAGCGGGAAAGTACATTAACTTTCCGGTGTAGTGGG
The genomic region above belongs to Trypanosoma brucei brucei TREU927 chromosome 10, whole genome shotgun sequence and contains:
- a CDS encoding CYC2-like cyclin, putative; translated protein: MTLSVDTAIGDTAICMERSCDAPTPTYAVKTRAMVLSGGSGCTLSRCRRLGRSARQRSPSNKRFSGRMSAASVTPSGGPVMDRSGTGYVDVCRGGECAPMLCRSGGCDHGVSIFAAAATPAAAVPLLDGTVAAECTNGAGGMPADGSRCVTQLYDAGASLRNESGRRYRNNYSCHYSNSGGSGYCCCSASYRGQKGHKGGQSQVFHNSPLFMGNGGNLPPNRGVISNYHYHHHPPCGASHHHHQRCAVRSHRRRGFGAAAVEAIRSRFQAGATMSHHAPPLSAVKCNRQTKQTASNGDQEPRQAFQVPLPRSKAAAGVTQPSATSCDAGVVRPSKGDFRIEMDTPFSATDSMNDPVNGSSRLSGIAPLFDLAIQQLILECDRRVANASGTACASAHSPSNSCNSQKQSSAHFSVNTHSFDMPTASHTKTTFAQTPKESSFATFAVEQAPLEGGQLESPHRDAEAEVMARDGACTTKLHRVEPRLEERVTARRENHVGNVVGRLFRDQSEDAVDLGSDCSKLQLLIVSVGLTVSFGESAPLVLIGTLIYLFRIVKRCDSEYSSVTAANWYRLTAVALLVATKMYVDGSGSWNECFSNATDIPLKELNKLEIDFLFLLDFDALITEEEVEARADWMDSVASRHDMMTPLRTFVLGSSCAPSCVATPLSPAADEAFRSVPLGSSSNMPSTPLSLTPSNMTPVNCFSTPFTQSRPIRNQCVGSLVSGVDASDKQQQQTRPSSMRRLSSSLCPCDRMSPLPLSVSSLSLTERLFSVVHAPAEPETPPSLRRFARQDDEPVSPLTPPDQERMSPVFFFCNATRGRRCNAMTAVGEKTNKTSPAGSAVQYRVSAGVAGDAWNGDEMDEEGGTPPHPRRCILSPPTQEAAPLPPLGMTDFHHRLPRK